A stretch of Natator depressus isolate rNatDep1 chromosome 2, rNatDep2.hap1, whole genome shotgun sequence DNA encodes these proteins:
- the LOC141981220 gene encoding uncharacterized protein LOC141981220, with protein MQSSSAEVTMMESQNRKRAPAWTEREVRDLIAVWGEESVLSELCSSFRNAKTFVKISQGMKDRGHNRDPKQCRMKLQELRQTYQKIREANGRSGSEPQTCRFYDELHAILGGSATTTPAMLFDSFNGDGGNTEAGFGDEEDEVVDSSQQASGETGFPDSQELFLTLDLEPVPPEPTQGCFLDPAGGEGTSAACVSMITGSSPSQRLVKIRKKKNALVMKCSLSSCCPPTLTEHRRMRGGK; from the exons atgcagagctcatcagcagaggtaaccatgatggagtcccagaatcgcaaaagagctccagcatggaccgaacgggaggtacgggatctgatcgctgtatggggagaggaatctgtgctatcagaactctgttccagttttcgaaatgccaaaacctttgtcaaaatctcccagggcatgaaggacagaggccataacagggacccgaagcagtgccgcatgaaacttcaGGAGCTGAGGCAAACCTACCAGAAAatcagagaggcgaacggccgctccgggtcagagccccaaacatgccgcttctatgatgagctgcatgccattttagggggttcagccaccactaccccagccatgttgtttgactccttcaatggagatggaggcaacacggaagcaggttttggggacgaagaagatgaggttgtagatagctcacagcaagcaagcggagaaaccggttttcccgacagccaggaactgtttctcaccctggacctggagccagtaccccccgaacccacccaaggctgcttcctggacccggcaggtggagaagggacctccg ctgcatgtgtttcaatgatcacaggatcttctccttcccagaggctagtgaagattagaaagaaaaaaaacgcactcgtgatgaaatgttctctgagctcatgctgtcctcccacactgacagagcacagacgaatgcgtggaggcaaataa